One part of the Sneathia vaginalis genome encodes these proteins:
- a CDS encoding peptide ABC transporter substrate-binding protein, protein MKKLLAIFVCFLTLFSCGSSSTSNGKYLTLNLSEEGKTIDTALQTDVSSGDLHQFISEGLTKIDPKTKQPVPGLAEKYEISEDGLTYTFHLRDGIKWSNGEAITANDFKFAWLRALDPNTAAPYAYMLYPIKNAEKFNNGKASKDEVGIKVVDDKTLEVKLEAATPYFLSLTAFVTYMPVNEKFFNECGDKFALEPDKLLYSGPFKMVSWTHNSEIKLVKNENYYDKDKIKLDGVNIKFIANPAAALNAFKNDEIDFTALTAEQYDEYKDNPNLHKVLMATNWYLEFNHKEKFLGNTNVRKAILLAINKEELTQTVFNGINDPAYTFTPKGVGMPGLKTNDFATEIGVSAPKFNASEAKACLEKGLKELGLSKAPVISIILNDSGLNKKIGESIQEYLRVNLGIEVKIETMAFKERLARMESGQFDMVLAGWGADYQDAMTFLDLLESTNGNNHGKYSNPEYDKCIRLAKSTPNKEERYLAMKRAEEIIASDIPIALLFQAKHNYIVNEKLNNFSFSAIGPEFLMNYADFK, encoded by the coding sequence ATGAAAAAACTTTTAGCAATATTTGTTTGCTTTTTAACACTGTTTAGTTGTGGGTCGAGCTCTACATCAAATGGTAAATATTTAACACTTAATTTATCAGAAGAAGGTAAAACGATAGACACAGCTTTACAAACAGACGTATCTTCAGGAGATTTACATCAATTTATAAGTGAAGGTTTAACAAAGATTGATCCTAAAACTAAACAACCAGTTCCTGGACTTGCTGAAAAATATGAAATCTCAGAAGATGGACTAACATATACATTCCACTTAAGAGATGGAATAAAATGGTCTAACGGAGAAGCTATTACAGCTAATGACTTTAAATTTGCATGGCTTCGTGCTCTAGACCCTAACACAGCTGCACCTTATGCATATATGCTATACCCTATTAAAAATGCTGAAAAATTCAATAATGGTAAAGCAAGCAAAGATGAAGTTGGTATAAAAGTAGTAGATGACAAGACATTAGAAGTTAAACTAGAAGCTGCAACTCCATACTTCTTATCATTAACTGCATTCGTAACATATATGCCAGTAAATGAAAAATTCTTTAATGAATGTGGAGATAAATTTGCACTAGAACCAGATAAATTACTTTACTCTGGACCATTCAAAATGGTATCTTGGACTCATAACTCAGAAATTAAACTAGTTAAGAATGAAAACTACTATGATAAAGACAAGATAAAATTAGATGGTGTTAACATTAAATTTATAGCTAACCCAGCTGCTGCATTAAATGCATTTAAGAATGATGAAATTGACTTTACAGCTTTAACTGCTGAACAATATGATGAATACAAAGATAATCCTAACTTACATAAAGTCTTAATGGCTACAAACTGGTATCTAGAATTTAATCATAAAGAAAAATTCTTAGGTAATACAAATGTAAGAAAAGCTATACTTCTAGCTATAAACAAAGAAGAATTAACACAAACAGTATTTAATGGAATAAATGATCCTGCATATACATTCACACCAAAAGGTGTTGGTATGCCTGGACTTAAAACTAATGACTTTGCGACTGAAATCGGTGTAAGTGCACCTAAATTCAACGCATCTGAAGCAAAAGCTTGCCTTGAAAAAGGATTAAAAGAATTAGGACTTTCTAAAGCTCCAGTTATTTCAATTATACTTAACGATTCTGGATTAAACAAAAAGATTGGTGAATCTATACAAGAATACTTAAGAGTTAACTTAGGTATTGAAGTTAAGATTGAAACTATGGCATTTAAAGAAAGACTTGCTAGAATGGAAAGCGGACAATTTGATATGGTATTAGCTGGTTGGGGTGCTGACTACCAAGACGCAATGACATTCCTTGACTTACTAGAATCTACTAATGGTAATAACCATGGTAAATATTCTAACCCTGAATATGATAAATGTATTAGACTTGCAAAGTCTACACCAAACAAGGAAGAAAGATACTTAGCTATGAAACGTGCTGAAGAAATAATAGCATCTGATATACCTATTGCACTATTATTCCAAGCAAAACACAACTACATAGTAAATGAAAAGCTAAATAACTTCTCATTCTCAGCTATAGGACCTGAATTCCTTATGAATTATGCTGACTTTAAATAG
- the rsmG gene encoding 16S rRNA (guanine(527)-N(7))-methyltransferase RsmG — protein sequence MLNEKLKRYLELLMEKNKVMNLTAIREKDEIIDKHFYDSMLLNDLLTKEDKKIIDIGTGAGFPGLVLAILNPDKEFLLVDSVKKKIDFINNVIEDLELKNVKTSTLRAEELIEKNREKFDVGLCRGVAHLSIILEYEVPFLKVNGRFLAQKQSADEIEQAKNALKVLKSEVKAIHKFNLPISKDERVVIEIQKKGITDKKYPRKVGVPKKKPL from the coding sequence ATGTTAAATGAAAAATTAAAAAGATATCTTGAATTGTTAATGGAAAAGAATAAGGTAATGAATTTAACGGCAATTAGAGAAAAAGATGAGATTATAGACAAACATTTTTATGATTCTATGCTTTTAAATGATTTATTAACAAAAGAAGATAAGAAGATAATAGATATAGGGACAGGTGCAGGTTTTCCAGGTTTAGTTTTAGCCATTCTAAATCCAGATAAAGAGTTTTTGTTAGTTGATTCAGTTAAGAAGAAAATTGACTTTATTAACAATGTAATAGAAGACTTAGAATTAAAAAATGTAAAAACAAGTACTTTGAGAGCAGAAGAACTAATAGAAAAGAATAGAGAAAAATTCGATGTAGGTTTATGTAGAGGTGTAGCTCATCTATCAATAATATTAGAATATGAAGTTCCTTTTTTAAAGGTTAATGGAAGATTTTTAGCACAAAAACAAAGTGCAGATGAGATAGAACAAGCAAAGAATGCATTAAAGGTTTTAAAATCAGAAGTAAAGGCAATACATAAATTTAATTTACCTATTTCAAAAGATGAAAGAGTTGTAATAGAAATACAAAAAAAGGGAATAACAGATAAGAAGTATCCAAGAAAAGTGGGAGTTCCTAAAAAAAAGCCACTGTAA
- a CDS encoding ABC transporter ATP-binding protein, with amino-acid sequence MEENNILEVKNLSVSFNTYAGEVKALRDISFSVKRGETLAIVGESGSGKSVTVQTIMRLLPTPPCEVKQGEIIFDGVDLLKLSPKEMRKYRGGRIGMIFQDPMTSLNPVIKIGKQIMEGILIHKKVSRAEAKKLAIEMLRKVGIPKPEERFEQYPHQFSGGMRQRVVIAIALACEPDLLICDEPTTALDVTIQAQILDLINELKKSLNIAVILITHDLGVVAETADKVIVMYAGEKLEEASVDDLFNNPLHSYTWGLLKSLPRLDTDSSTELFSINGTPPDLLNPPKGDPFAARSEFSLKIDYERKPPLVEVTKNHFVRCWHYTDGAPEMKFLPDGNILMKPKVGDPYIIKTSFSNLKIANIQGGK; translated from the coding sequence ATGGAAGAAAATAATATTTTAGAAGTTAAAAATTTAAGTGTTTCATTTAATACCTATGCTGGTGAAGTTAAAGCACTAAGAGATATTAGCTTTTCAGTAAAAAGGGGAGAAACACTGGCAATCGTTGGTGAATCTGGTAGTGGTAAATCAGTTACTGTACAAACTATAATGAGACTATTACCAACACCTCCTTGTGAAGTTAAACAAGGAGAAATAATATTCGATGGTGTAGACTTATTAAAACTATCACCAAAAGAAATGAGAAAATATAGGGGTGGAAGAATAGGAATGATATTCCAAGATCCTATGACATCACTAAACCCAGTTATTAAAATTGGAAAACAAATAATGGAAGGTATCTTAATACATAAAAAAGTTTCTAGGGCTGAAGCTAAAAAGTTAGCCATTGAAATGTTAAGAAAAGTTGGAATACCTAAACCTGAAGAAAGATTTGAACAATATCCACACCAATTCTCAGGTGGGATGCGTCAAAGAGTTGTAATTGCAATTGCACTAGCATGTGAACCAGATTTACTTATCTGTGATGAACCTACAACAGCTCTAGATGTTACTATACAAGCTCAAATACTTGATTTAATAAATGAATTAAAGAAATCATTGAATATAGCAGTAATACTAATAACTCACGATCTTGGTGTAGTTGCTGAAACTGCAGATAAGGTTATTGTTATGTATGCTGGTGAAAAACTAGAAGAAGCTAGTGTAGATGACTTATTCAATAATCCACTACACTCATATACTTGGGGATTATTAAAATCACTACCAAGATTAGACACTGATTCTAGTACAGAATTATTCTCAATTAATGGTACACCACCTGATTTATTAAACCCACCAAAAGGAGATCCTTTTGCAGCTAGATCTGAATTTTCATTAAAGATAGACTACGAAAGAAAACCACCTTTAGTTGAGGTTACAAAAAATCATTTTGTTAGATGTTGGCACTATACAGATGGTGCTCCTGAAATGAAATTCTTACCAGACGGAAATATATTAATGAAACCTAAGGTTGGAGATCCATATATCATTAAAACAAGTTTTTCAAACTTAAAAATAGCTAACATACAAGGAGGGAAATAA
- a CDS encoding HAD-IIB family hydrolase → MSIKLIAFDLDGTIFSNTVSEKVKLAFSELEKRKIKILPITGRSLHSTLDILDMAGIKNNKELSVLTTGALVQDLNTKDIKNKNFLKSLDFLKLKKYENSNIHISVYTTKFLYYTTLSEELLNDAYALKDPLRLITDTDFEGDICRINFMGKEEHLNEFKKLYVDELSKDYYVVSNIPTSLEILSKKSSKANGLKFVMDYYGFTKDEVLAIGDGNNDVSMFNVVTNSVAMGNASEYVKKHAKYITSSIENDGFYVILKELEII, encoded by the coding sequence ATGAGTATTAAGCTTATTGCATTTGATTTAGATGGTACAATTTTTAGTAATACTGTTTCAGAAAAAGTTAAATTAGCTTTTTCTGAACTTGAAAAAAGAAAAATAAAGATACTTCCAATAACAGGAAGATCTCTACATTCTACGCTAGACATACTAGATATGGCTGGTATAAAGAATAACAAGGAATTGTCAGTTTTAACTACAGGAGCTCTTGTACAAGATTTAAACACAAAAGATATAAAAAATAAAAACTTTCTCAAATCATTAGACTTTTTAAAACTGAAAAAATATGAAAACTCGAATATTCATATAAGTGTTTATACTACCAAATTTTTGTACTACACTACTCTAAGTGAAGAGCTCCTAAATGATGCTTATGCTCTAAAAGATCCGCTACGTTTAATAACTGATACAGATTTTGAAGGTGACATATGCAGAATAAATTTTATGGGAAAAGAAGAACATTTAAATGAGTTTAAAAAGCTTTATGTAGATGAACTTTCAAAGGATTATTATGTTGTAAGTAATATACCTACTAGCTTAGAGATACTATCAAAAAAATCTAGTAAGGCTAATGGATTAAAGTTCGTAATGGATTACTATGGCTTTACTAAAGATGAAGTATTAGCAATAGGTGATGGTAATAATGATGTTTCTATGTTTAATGTCGTTACAAACTCTGTTGCTATGGGTAATGCTAGTGAATATGTAAAAAAACATGCAAAATATATTACATCCTCTATTGAAAATGACGGTTTCTATGTGATACTAAAAGAATTAGAGATAATATAA
- a CDS encoding peptide ABC transporter substrate-binding protein, which produces MIKKFLLSIFLFITLFSCGSSTPTGKVLNYRLPEEGKSLDPQLLTDHTGCNIHQLLSEGLTKLDMETKQPKPGLAEKYEVSADGLTWTFHLRDNLKWSNGDKLTANDFKYAWLRALDPKTASEYAFILFPIKNAEKFNDGKCSKDEVGINVLDDKTLEVKLENVTPYFPSLTSFVTYLPANEKFVEEKGEKYALEPEDILSSGPFILKKWTHNSEMYLEKNPNYYAKDKISLDGVKIKFIMDNAAALNAFKNDEIDFTNISSEQYDEFKDDKRLKVLPQAQMYFLMYNFQNKVLTNLKIRKAFDLALNKDDINKSAFNGLNSVIYNFTPHKVGMPGNKTNDFGSEVGDVIEKYNVDKAKELFKEGMKELGLTEFPKLSIIVNDMDNNKKVAENIQEQLRTNLGIEFDIQVMTYKERLSRQTNGDFDIALTRWGADYQDAMTFLDLFMTKNGNNNGKYSNPEYDKYVQLAKAEPDKAKRFEYLKKVEEIIANDVPITVLYQVNKYYVVNDRISNYAFSPVNSDMFAETVIK; this is translated from the coding sequence ATGATTAAGAAATTTTTATTATCAATATTTCTTTTTATTACCCTGTTTTCTTGTGGGAGTTCTACTCCCACAGGAAAAGTATTAAATTACAGACTTCCTGAAGAAGGTAAAAGTTTAGACCCGCAATTGTTAACTGATCACACTGGTTGTAACATACACCAATTACTTAGTGAAGGTTTAACTAAACTTGATATGGAAACAAAACAACCTAAACCAGGTTTAGCAGAAAAATATGAAGTTAGTGCTGACGGTTTAACATGGACTTTCCACTTAAGAGATAATCTTAAATGGTCAAATGGTGATAAATTAACCGCAAATGATTTCAAATATGCATGGTTACGTGCATTAGATCCTAAAACTGCTTCAGAATATGCATTCATACTTTTCCCAATAAAAAATGCTGAAAAATTCAACGACGGAAAATGTAGTAAGGATGAAGTAGGAATAAATGTATTAGACGATAAAACATTAGAAGTTAAACTTGAAAATGTTACACCTTACTTCCCATCATTAACTTCATTTGTAACTTACTTACCTGCAAATGAAAAATTCGTAGAAGAAAAAGGTGAAAAGTACGCATTAGAACCTGAAGATATTTTATCTTCTGGTCCATTTATATTGAAAAAGTGGACACATAACTCTGAAATGTATCTAGAAAAAAATCCTAACTACTATGCAAAAGATAAAATCTCACTTGATGGTGTTAAGATTAAATTCATAATGGATAATGCTGCTGCATTAAATGCATTTAAGAATGATGAAATTGATTTTACTAATATAAGTTCTGAACAATATGACGAATTTAAAGATGACAAGAGATTAAAAGTTCTTCCTCAAGCTCAAATGTACTTCTTAATGTACAACTTCCAAAACAAAGTATTAACTAACTTGAAGATAAGAAAAGCATTTGATCTTGCATTAAATAAGGATGATATAAACAAATCTGCATTCAATGGTTTAAATTCTGTTATATACAACTTTACTCCACACAAAGTTGGTATGCCAGGTAATAAGACAAATGACTTTGGTAGTGAAGTTGGAGATGTTATAGAAAAATACAATGTAGATAAGGCTAAAGAACTATTTAAAGAAGGTATGAAGGAACTTGGTTTAACTGAATTCCCTAAATTATCTATAATCGTTAATGATATGGACAACAACAAGAAAGTTGCTGAAAATATACAAGAACAACTTAGAACAAATCTTGGTATAGAATTTGATATCCAAGTTATGACATATAAGGAAAGATTATCAAGACAAACTAATGGTGACTTTGATATAGCTCTTACTCGTTGGGGTGCTGACTATCAAGATGCTATGACATTCCTTGATTTATTCATGACTAAGAATGGTAATAACAATGGTAAGTATTCTAATCCAGAATATGATAAATATGTTCAATTAGCTAAAGCTGAACCAGACAAGGCTAAGAGATTTGAATACTTGAAGAAAGTTGAAGAAATAATAGCAAATGATGTACCAATTACTGTACTTTATCAAGTAAATAAATACTATGTTGTAAATGATAGAATTTCAAACTATGCTTTCTCTCCTGTTAATAGTGATATGTTCGCTGAAACGGTGATAAAGTAG
- a CDS encoding ABC transporter permease: MVKYDREKYVTTPEDFTFVGPDKNKREEITKPSLTYWQDAWRRFKKNKLAMAFLVFLGFGLFLAIFGQHITKYSYFEQNTKLRFLTPLKGIKLGHYLGTDTLGRDLFARISQGIRVSMELAIIVAAVCVVVGTIYGSIAAYFGGIVDMLMVRFIEIVIAVPSMIYIILLMVVMGNSVKTIVIALSLTRWLGYALLVRGEVLKLKENEYVMASTALGASFTRIIFKHLIPNTLSVIIVKLTMDIPSIIFSEAFLSFIGLGVPIPQASLGNLAADGFKEINSHVYLFLIPSIAISLITLSFNIIGDALSDALNPKLRD, from the coding sequence ATGGTTAAATATGACAGAGAAAAATATGTAACTACTCCTGAAGATTTCACATTTGTGGGTCCAGACAAGAATAAAAGAGAAGAAATTACTAAACCTAGCCTTACTTACTGGCAAGATGCATGGAGAAGATTTAAAAAGAATAAACTTGCTATGGCATTCTTAGTTTTCTTAGGTTTTGGACTATTCTTAGCCATCTTTGGACAACACATTACAAAGTATTCATACTTTGAACAAAATACAAAATTAAGATTCTTAACTCCACTAAAAGGAATAAAATTAGGACATTACCTAGGTACAGATACACTTGGACGTGACTTATTCGCACGTATATCACAAGGTATTAGAGTATCTATGGAATTAGCAATAATAGTAGCTGCTGTCTGTGTTGTTGTAGGTACTATATACGGTTCTATTGCAGCATACTTCGGTGGAATAGTAGATATGTTAATGGTTAGATTTATAGAAATAGTTATAGCTGTACCATCTATGATATACATCATACTTTTAATGGTTGTAATGGGTAACAGTGTTAAGACTATAGTAATCGCATTATCACTAACACGTTGGTTAGGATATGCCCTACTAGTAAGAGGTGAAGTTCTAAAATTAAAAGAAAATGAATATGTTATGGCTTCAACTGCTCTTGGTGCAAGTTTTACTAGAATAATATTCAAGCACTTAATTCCAAATACTTTAAGTGTAATAATAGTTAAACTTACTATGGACATACCATCAATAATATTCTCAGAAGCATTCTTAAGCTTTATAGGTCTAGGAGTTCCTATTCCTCAAGCTTCATTAGGTAACTTAGCAGCAGATGGTTTCAAAGAAATTAACTCACATGTTTACTTATTCTTAATTCCATCAATAGCTATATCACTAATTACTTTATCATTTAATATTATTGGAGACGCATTAAGTGATGCTTTAAATCCAAAGCTTAGAGATTAG
- a CDS encoding ABC transporter ATP-binding protein, whose protein sequence is MEKVFEIKNLKKYFPLEGKSVLKAVDDVSLDIYKGEVLSLVGESGSGKTTFGRTICRLYEKTFGNISLFGKPIEKYSKKEFTKNVQMIFQDPQASLNPRMTVGDIIAEGMDIHKLYKNKSERQEKIYSLLELVGLSREHANRFPHEFSGGQRQRIGIARALAVNPKVLICDEPISALDVSIQAQVVNLLKKLQKERELTLIFIAHDLSMVKYISDRVAVMFRGRIVELGSPDEVYNNPVHIYTKSLISAVPIPDPHHDRKANRINMDESYLRSPVGTMEELKNIMPNSGLIEYKKDHYVEKEYIENNGGK, encoded by the coding sequence ATGGAAAAGGTATTTGAAATTAAAAACTTAAAAAAATATTTCCCACTAGAAGGAAAATCAGTATTAAAAGCTGTTGATGATGTTTCTTTAGACATATACAAAGGAGAAGTTTTAAGTCTTGTTGGAGAATCTGGTAGTGGAAAAACAACATTCGGTAGAACAATTTGTAGACTTTATGAAAAAACTTTCGGTAATATTTCATTATTTGGTAAACCCATTGAAAAGTATTCAAAAAAAGAATTTACTAAAAATGTACAAATGATATTCCAAGATCCTCAAGCTTCACTAAATCCAAGAATGACTGTTGGAGATATTATAGCTGAGGGTATGGATATACATAAGTTATACAAAAACAAAAGTGAAAGACAGGAAAAAATATATTCTTTATTAGAATTAGTTGGTTTAAGTAGAGAACACGCAAACAGATTCCCTCATGAGTTTTCTGGGGGACAACGTCAAAGAATAGGTATAGCAAGAGCATTAGCAGTTAATCCAAAAGTTTTAATCTGTGATGAACCTATATCTGCATTAGATGTTTCTATACAAGCACAAGTTGTAAACTTACTAAAAAAACTACAAAAAGAACGTGAACTAACTCTTATCTTTATTGCACACGATCTATCAATGGTTAAATACATATCTGATAGAGTTGCAGTTATGTTTAGAGGTAGAATCGTAGAATTAGGTAGTCCTGATGAAGTGTATAATAACCCAGTACATATTTATACTAAATCACTAATATCAGCTGTTCCTATTCCTGATCCCCATCATGATAGGAAAGCAAACCGTATAAATATGGACGAATCATATTTGAGAAGTCCTGTTGGTACCATGGAAGAATTGAAAAACATTATGCCTAACTCAGGGTTAATTGAGTACAAAAAAGATCATTATGTTGAAAAAGAATACATAGAAAATAACGGAGGTAAATAA